The DNA region caagatgactcattctaaaaatggaaacaccttTTATCTATACTttattccttctctcttactttactctctccgcttaatacacaaaataaagctgcataaaatctcgtgccacccaaggaatgggtcatcttccttggaacggaggaagtataaaagTACagtctacattccactaactttttcaactcactttctattactcCTCCGTGTGCCATTAAATGTTACTTTCTCTGTATGCCATtaaatgttactccctccgtcccaacttacttgagtcgtattctatTATGGGTTGtccccaagttacttgagtcatttctctatttggctaaaaacaaaacatttaatcacacttactttattctttcttactttacattctctcatctttcttactttattctcttttctactttatttaactcactaaacacaactttcttaaatctcgtgttaaaatgaaacgcctcaagtaacgcaggacggagggagtagtacatttttcttttttcgttcgtctgccaataaatgtctcatttcactatGTTTGGTAAGTGGACCaaacatttcactaactcattctactcaaattttattactccctccgccccacaaTAGGAATCACATTTGGTGTGGgctcgaattttaataaatgtaaagaatagtggattgaaaatgttagtggaatatatatgtggtccacttttttatattggttttataataaaatgtgagtaaagtgagttagtggaatgtgagacctacttattatttatggtaaaagtgaaatgtgaatgACAAATCGAAATGAAAatatgtgactcttattgtgggacggaaggagtaaaaaactaatatataaaagtaggtctcatattctactaactattttactcacttactttattaagtcaaacaatttcttaaaacctgtgccgatCAAATATGTGATATTTAATCGTAAATGAAGgaagtactatatttttaaaaatccgTGTCTGTCTTTTTGGACAAATTAATTCCAATTTCATGGCACCAaagttaaattaatatatatatagtaaaatGTAGGCAGCATCTAACCTTCAAGCACGGACCCAAACACAATATTGTTGCTATCAAGCTGCGGGCAAGGGCCGGGCCCAGTGGTGATCAAGAACTCCACATTATGGTAATTCGGGCTGAGCTTCAAGTCATCGTCGTCGTCGTTTTCCGACAAGCACAACGACACCACGCCGGGCCTGGAGTGCTCGAGCACAAACGCCTTTGAATCAACGGTCTCGGTGTTCCTAACCAGGCCCACGGGCGGCCTAACATCTCCTTTGTCTCTGCGGCCCTGGCGGCCCGCCACGAAGAACTGGCCGGGCAACAGTTTCTGGACCAAAGTGCCCTTGTAGGTGGAGCCACAAGAGCCGGTGCACATGGACTTGAAGTTGGCGACGGTGATGGGGACGACGTTGCCGTAGAGGCCGAGCACGACTCGGCCGAGCGGCTCGGGCTCAGCGCAGAGGGAGAGGTCGGACTCGCCGAGGGTGCGGTTGAGGAAGTAGGAGGGGCAGATGCTGAAGTCGAGGAATACTCGGTCGGTGACGGTGGTGTCGGGGGGAGGGGGAGCGGCGGAGGTGGTTAGGGGGGTAAGGAGGGGGAGGGTGGCGGAGAGGAAGAGGAGGGAGCGGCGGTTGAGGGGGAGGGTGtgagggtggtggtggtggggtgGTGAGATGGGATTTCGTGGGAGATTGAAAGTGGCCATGGGAATTGGTGGTGCATGGTGGAGATGGAGGGAAGGAAGATAGTGTGGTTATGATGTGGGATGCTTGGATACCACATACACTAGATTGATTTTGGGTGTGGGGTACACAATTGTATGATTTTCACTGTTTTTGCTTTAATAACATTAATTCTATATGAACTTTATGCTATGGAAACTATTTTCATCctagtccgtcctttgaaaatagaattttttttaaatttctattttagaaagtgGACCTCACAATCTACTAATACTATTTCCACTCATTTTTCTCTTCCACTCTTCTACTTTaacaattatgcattaaaattcgtgttatttcaaaagtttttaatttttaaagacgatggtagtaataaaatatgatgAGTGAGataaaaattagtagaatgtagATTTCATAACAAAAGTACTAGTAAAAAACAAATACTAGAACATTTATTAATTAGTGGGCGAACGAAAACGGCAAAATGAAACGATTATTGGTGGACGAAGGAAGTATGATACGAGTGTATTATTATGTTTCGATATTTTAGGGATTtgccatatcttttccatattattctttcatattattcattcaagaaataacAAATTATATTTTTCCTTTTACGCGTTTAGCATGTTATTTCTATCTCAATTATTGGTTAATCGACGGATTTGCTTCTGCGACTTCCTTTCTTTGTTCTGGGTTCTTAATAAGGGATTTATCCTTAACAAATTATTAGTATTTCTATATATAAGTACAAGAAAAGAGTcgattttctttaattttaaacCCGTGTCATCATCTAGTCTAAACCCCTATGATAcgcataaaaatataaaagtatgtagtagagtagtataattttttattattattgcgaaatttttttatcaatcaatGTACACAAGATACTTAATTTGTGATTCCACATTGATTGGagcacataaaaaaatatatagtctTAGATAGTAAAATACACTAAAATGTGGTTGATTATacaatttaaatgaaatgtgacaataAGGCAGGGTAATTTGGGTAAATTATAGGATTTGGAAACTAGACAAACATCAACCATTGATCTATTCTACCTATTGTGAAGACATGGGTGTTGGAATTCCATTGTATAGACAAAGAGCAGTGGTTCTGTTAAGAGGTGACTTCTCTTAACGGATTTCCAGTACCAAGAAACTAGTTCCGCCGATTTCCCAAGCGCCCAAAGTGTTTGGGTCGGCGGTTGGTTCACGGATTGAAGCTGATCGCGAGAGCAAATCTCGTCGGCAGCAAGAGAGAGTTAGGGTTTCCTTGATATGCCAATAATTGGGCCAAAAAAATGATTTCATTAATTAAGCAAGATTAATGAAATTGCACTACTTATAattctaaggaccctagggacCTAACCTAAcattcgggaaagaaccaactaagAAAACCCGAAAGGAGCTTATAAAACGCTCGACCCAAAACATAGtttaaatatgtaaaaataacataaggaaataaaaaaaaagattacaAGATAAGGAAATAATTACGCGCTATTAGTGCCATAATTTGCGAACTTCATTGGCTACTTGATCTTATCTCTTGGACGCAGTATTCTCTTCGTCGTTCCCTCGTGTAGCCTCCCTTGCAGCGTCGACGGTCTCTCCGCGCTTGGTGTCGACGCTTCCTCTTCATCTCCTGTGGCGCAGCGGGTGTGCCTGTGCTAGCCGTATCAGGTTCCGTGGCTGCGCCTTCTTCACCATTCTAGCATTCCTGTGATGAAAACATGTATTTcctgtaaaaatcatggattaaatatgcccggtcaatggttttgaccaaagaataaatgtgacgagacatttaattttgtgaaattaaatgatatagcgtcgatctacattttacgtagataaatgtagtatattcactttctcaaatccgatttccggtgagtgagaaatagtggattaaagttgggcataattagcttttaattaaagcttggagcatgtgcttagggaataattaactagtgttaattatcccacattggaagattaatacatctttaatgtgtttaaattaagtgactttatgttacttaataattatagtggatcaagatgggtgaaaaagcccacacgcgcgcacacgcgcgcgccgccgccgccgcctgccccgcccgagcccgagcccg from Salvia splendens isolate huo1 chromosome 9, SspV2, whole genome shotgun sequence includes:
- the LOC121746453 gene encoding peptidyl-prolyl cis-trans isomerase CYP28, chloroplastic-like, whose amino-acid sequence is MATFNLPRNPISPPHHHHPHTLPLNRRSLLFLSATLPLLTPLTTSAAPPPPDTTVTDRVFLDFSICPSYFLNRTLGESDLSLCAEPEPLGRVVLGLYGNVVPITVANFKSMCTGSCGSTYKGTLVQKLLPGQFFVAGRQGRRDKGDVRPPVGLVRNTETVDSKAFVLEHSRPGVVSLCLSENDDDDDLKLSPNYHNVEFLITTGPGPCPQLDSNNIVFGSVLEGLDVVRTIASIPTYIPGERIRQYNDLAEFLGDGRAKSARAIWNRPLKTLYISDCGVIKVAKPTLSPSLP